The Rhodocytophaga rosea genome has a segment encoding these proteins:
- a CDS encoding vanadium-dependent haloperoxidase, whose product MRSLPYFHSEDPESNFYKAAKHVYEVGKSLTDEQKAIANWWADAGGIGVGIPAPYHLISLITIVLESKKLNLGEAAEMYARTGIALKDGPIVTFKGKYQYNLIRPVTYINKHIDANWKSYLPTPPYPEYPSGLVSVFGPVMQVLKREYGDIPVTDNAYDWRGDAPREYSSITKMIEEAAKSRVYAGIHYQFTQDISISLGNQLGDNISKINLNTP is encoded by the coding sequence GTGCGTTCCTTACCATATTTTCATTCTGAAGACCCCGAATCTAACTTCTATAAAGCAGCTAAACATGTATATGAGGTTGGCAAATCACTCACAGATGAACAAAAAGCTATTGCCAACTGGTGGGCTGATGCCGGTGGAATAGGTGTAGGCATTCCTGCTCCTTATCATCTCATTTCTCTTATAACAATCGTATTGGAAAGCAAAAAACTAAACCTAGGAGAGGCTGCGGAGATGTATGCCAGAACCGGAATTGCATTGAAGGATGGTCCTATTGTTACATTCAAGGGGAAATATCAATACAACTTAATCAGGCCAGTTACTTATATCAATAAGCACATTGATGCAAACTGGAAATCGTATCTGCCTACCCCTCCTTACCCGGAATATCCTTCCGGACTTGTAAGTGTTTTTGGTCCGGTGATGCAGGTATTGAAACGAGAATATGGTGACATTCCGGTCACCGACAATGCCTATGACTGGAGAGGCGATGCCCCCAGAGAGTATTCCTCCATTACTAAAATGATAGAAGAGGCGGCAAAATCAAGAGTTTATGCGGGCATTCACTATCAGTTTACCCAGGACATTTCTATTAGTTTAGGAAATCAACTGGGAGATAACATTTCTAAGATCAATTTGAATACACCCTGA